A window from Mus musculus strain NOD/MrkTac chromosome 11 genomic contig, GRCm38.p6 alternate locus group NOD/MrkTac MMCHR11_NOD_IDD4_2 encodes these proteins:
- the Olfr402 gene encoding olfactory receptor 402, whose amino-acid sequence MQTKPRINGTTITEFILLGLVETPELWPLVFILFLLAYMTTVGGNLSILAAVLVEPKLHTPMYFFLGNLSVMDVGCISVTIPSMLVRLLVQKHTIPYGDCLTQLFFFHLLAGVDCFLLTAMAYDRFLAICQPLTYSTRMNYTIQRILVAMSWACAFSNALTHTVAISTLHFCGPNVINHFYCDLPQLFQLSCSSTQLNELLLFGVGFIMAGTPMALIFISYIHVAAAVLRIRSAEGRKKAFSTCSSHLTVVAMFYGTGMFNYMRLGSTKFSDKDKAIGIFNTVINPMLNPLIYSLRNPDVQAALWRVLTGRRPAA is encoded by the coding sequence ATGCAGACAAAGCCTAGAATCAATGGAACCACTATTACTGAATTCAttcttctgggtttggtggagaCACCAGAGCTGTGGCCACTTGTCTTCATACTCTTCCTCTTGGCTTACATGACAACAGTTGGAGGTAACCTGAGCATCCTGGCAGCTGTCTTGGTGGAACCCAAACTGCAcactcccatgtacttcttcctgggGAATCTGTCAGTGATGGATGTGGGGTGCATCAGTGTCACTATTCCCTCCATGTTGGTTCGGCTCTTGGTCCAAAAGCATACAATTCCATATGGAGACTGCCTCACacagctcttcttcttccatctgCTGGCTGGGGTTGACTGTTTCCTGTTGACAGCCATGGCTTATGACCGCTTCCTGGCCATCTGCCAGCCCCTCACTTACAGCACCCGAATGAACTACACTATACAGAGGATCTTGGTGGCTATGTCCTGGGCTTGTGCCTTTAGCAatgcactgacacacacagtAGCCATATCCACACTTCACTTCTGTGGCCCAAATGTAATCAATCACTTCTACTGTGACCTGCCTCAGCTCTTCCAGCTGTCCTGCTCCAGTACCCAGCTCAATGAGCTGCTGCTCTTTGGAGTGGGTTTCATAATGGCAGGAACCCCTATGGCACTCATTTTTATCTCTTATATCCATGTGGCAGCTGCAGTTCTGCGAATTCGCTCTgctgaaggcagaaagaaagcttTCTCCACATGCAGCTCTCACCTCACTGTGGTTGCCATGTTCTATGGCACAGGCATGTTTAACTACATGAGACTGGGTTCCACCAAATTTTCAGATAAGGACAAAGCTATTGGGATTTTCAACACTGTCATCAACCCTATGCTGAACCCACTCATCTACAGTCTCAGGAACCCTGATGTGCAGGCTGCCCTCTGGAGGGTACTCACAGGGAGACGGCCAGCAGCTTGA